Proteins co-encoded in one Anopheles merus strain MAF unplaced genomic scaffold, AmerM5.1 LNR4000490, whole genome shotgun sequence genomic window:
- the LOC121602529 gene encoding LOW QUALITY PROTEIN: protein unc-79 homolog (The sequence of the model RefSeq protein was modified relative to this genomic sequence to represent the inferred CDS: deleted 1 base in 1 codon; substituted 1 base at 1 genomic stop codon), giving the protein MLCTDVRYLLRQMELQEIEMHSGIYTTVADNVCRLLKCMVTAANVGMGNHSCRLMDCAYCETSVMWHQLSTKLVQYLAPVNPVNPPDPPMQMVIDDEKTRKSPPEWKRKLSNERDMSLSMAPLHIPLGPLVIIMAGPVPVAVPQPEPHSIMTATVETVSEQLDLAAIIPSEKVVPAVARSVTLSEADVATATVQIAKPNVIGESSSEGGGLDSENLDGSHPFDGDEEFWHTSVGKFKFSIDALPQSLQFIYQLLKEIPNIDKADILYYVLQCLNVMVLHGDAFVKAARDNRGFFIWCQENMLIKNLWDLCTAAQSHICQVTVPTLLHCITLPMGSDVFWKVIQEAFHDADWRVRFEAVERVTVITRFMDSTPLRAEVSLQTSLATAFCHLIAACDDINVHVAQRATLYLGTIHDYAIQALLYCLESQFDKFIVDRPVVLQSIYQLHNSLSDRKVLTWDFFLNRFDTLFVEAQVNLERAGDISYLRDLRNSENGSEILSMKINKAREALSQSDTTGSMSKTLSASFGTKWPYKRTMSAPATIIPRQESKIEKEKVYSRQVSAPILKRKSSRFGLDGHVHSISGQNEDFHMGSLYRVIDLEEADKETIHLLVFLLMQFMSRPDLAYPTDEKPLFKIQSIVLRHLYLLLGYNQGEKFFHVSPARLRCSSVFNAFMANLPQVLDQNHQMGWLLLPTVIQLLLYAPNQANGGFLPPGTASGADQNHHNNVVTYNFSIWYLEPHVRRNWLMSLLVILYKYQYNQASMADQVQNLIRLVINSLDAQFHKCRRIPTTIIMDYSATRLRNQSQPSLGATSELGDEKRTTNDSSPPYSPLQTATLSMYGCEESSKCRSSRGKSAGGSKARKHAEVDGDDTESELVVIPESDVSDSTIQESSVQGSLEDTASNDDDSNVLKLDTAGKMKEGLASLSRTNLSIICGAPKIAPVAHTSLPTKSKKSQQPTLSLEQTDAAGSSNANSKDTEGKGPTGNKTEKPEKTSSNIFRMPSAFQMNSQKCSVQEGVRMMVTSSMLGQPKAQAILNPFANVQKAIVVTQSTTSSGSSVPNGAKDVPSKTSQSCAKQDESLGCRKTTNTTNTKLDSEQTSRAPGTDPHTFKLSCERSSATCVQPTDINERNSPVYDPLAEATKTSSCPVSAIPAGLGKSYLQQIPIPTPERLLPIGQYATESVSTIVERVREGLAIPEGTSSNETTDDRSDSAASCCHTRDISSSSPRKLTKQSALESPPQALDNENGPAGTSISNPYASHGLPERELMTSDGINKEIQPPQKYSKRTKVFSDGSKDTRVKYAGSWAPDTKDDGSEIDDPESSSCPEKSSSLRIGDECICHRCTECGAVKEEYTDEEMGIMLIVLGTFIHREPSLGAPFLPEILTIVSRISLHPTFPWRCESLTHLPGGSQSVAHQFIRCVLHQLAPNGVFYQVFLTQKDETTRKRFYRSVSNSLNDFSELNPTSPIQMLAETLNAKKTLPTDLLPVIFRNLAEYLQCVPIDCIAGSVWLPVIQALDSLLRRVILILGSISGSEHLLDIIVAVLKVPQLSKSILEPFSKIVSYAIQNLQLTQRVLVEICSLSGRAFAKERDKLYLGRQIVFDLVQALKFKINVPDNNLLLLVGFLLQDAGGILPTGIIGDISTGESFVHANCNISECMRQPYLNDILEFLADFHTLSKIKNLKASSTTPGLCEDTIGGVLKGAIAQYLALEMSRGNSKDSRTVSKYLPWLNNAPSSLQQGPKEFTECVGHMRLLSWLLMGSLTHTALIVRRIGAGTTAPHQTHLRNSALIIQPVPQEASCHIADHVQVIFAGFAEQSKTSVLHMSSLFHAFTLCQLWTVYLEQVASLAAISSEAYNTTLSVLFEFWAKVTPCILQLVSHSKVNEYXSMKKHFNQLPCSYLSYIQLSESVNLHFLGLLESLKETRSTILAKLLPLWTPVLSSNTQLSGTLHVRLQNCRDAVPNIEEQDFHASEALLKWLQRLQFKMGQIELQSSTATQFYSI; this is encoded by the exons ATGTTGTGTACTGATGTTAGATATCTGTTGCGCCAG ATGGAGCTTCAGGAAATTGAGATGCATTCGGGCATTTACACGACCGTGGCCGACAACGTTTGCCGTTTGCTAAAGTGCATGGTAACAGCTGCTAATGTGGGCATGGGCAATCACAGCTGCCGGCTGATG GATTGCGCATACTGCGAAACTTCTGTCATGTGGCATCAGCTTTCGACCAAGCTGGTTCAATATCTAGCACCGGTAAATCCTGTTAACCCGCCCGAT CCTCCGATGCAGATGGTGATAGATGATGAAAAAACGCGCAAGAGCCCACCAGAATGGAAAAGGAAGCTA TCAAACGAACGTGACATGTCTCTTTCGATGGCGCCTTTACACATACCGCTTGGGCCATTAG TCATTATAATGGCAG GTCCAGTACCGGTAGCAGTTCCACAGCCGGAACCTCACTCG ATCATGACCGCCACGGTGGAAACAGTCTCGGAACAATTAGACCTGGCTGCAATAATACCTTCGGAAAAGGTGGTACCGGCGGTGGCACGATCTGTTACGTTGTCCGAAGCCGACGTCG CTACTGCTACGGTGCAGATTGCGAAACCGAATGTGATTGGCGAAAGCAGCTCTGAAGGTGGCGGCCTTGATTCGGAAAATCTAGACGGATCCCATCCATTCGATGGAGACGAGGAGTTTTGGCACACATCGGTTGGAAAATTCAAGTTTTCCATCGACGCTCTGCCTCAGTCTTTACAGTTCATCTATCAACTGTTGAAGGAAATCCCAAACATCGACAAAGCTGATATACTATACTACGTACTGCAATGCCTGAACGTGATGGTCCTGCATGGCGATGCTTTCGTAAAGGCCGCTCGAGATAATCGGGGATTCTTCATTTGGTGTCAAGAGAATATGCTAATCAAAAA CTTGTGGGACCTGTGCACCGCTGCTCAGTCGCACATTTGCCAAGTAACTGTGCCAACTTTGCTGCACTGCATCACGCTTCCAATGGGATCAGATGTATTTTGGAAAGTAATCCAGGAAGCAtttcatgacgccgattggaGAGTTCGGTTTGAGGCGGTAGAGCGTGTTACTG TGATCACTCGATTCATGGACAGCACTCCTCTTCGGGCCGAGGTCAGCCTACAAACATCGCTAGCCACTGCGTTTTGCCATCTAATTGCGGCGTGCGATGATATCAACGTGCACGTGGCTCAACGTGCAACCTTATACCTTGGAACCATCCACGATTATGccatccaagcactgctgtaTTGTCTTGAAAGTCAGTTTGACAAGTTCATCGTAGACCGGCCTGTGGTGTTGCAATCGATCTATCAGCTACACAATTCGCTATCCGACCGCAAGGTACTCACGTGGGATTTTTTCTTAAACCGCTTTGATACGCTATTTGTGGAGGCGCAAGTAAACCTGGAACGGGCGGGAGACATTTCGTATTTACGCGATCTGCGAAACAGTGAAAATGGGAGCGAGATCCTTTCAATGAAGATAAACAAGGCCCGGGAAGCGTTGAGTCAGTCCGACACGACCGGAAGCATGTCAAAAACGCTAAGCGCTTCCTTTGGTACTAAATGGCCCTACAAGCGCACGATGTCCGCGCCAGCAACAATAATACCGCGTCAGGAATCAAAAATCG aaaaagaaaaagtgtaCAGCCGCCAAGTGTCTGCACCGATTTTGAAGAGGAAAAGCTCTCGTTTTGGGCTAG ATGGACACGTTCATTCGATCAGCGgtcagaatgaagattttcaCATGGGAAGCCTGTATCGAGTGATCGATCTAGAAGAAGCGGACAAGGAAACGATCCACCTGCTTGTCTTCCTTCTGATGCAGTTCATGTCTCGGCCTGATCTG GCTTATCCCACGGATGAGAAACCACTGTTCAAAATTCAGTCCATCGTGCTCCGGCACCTGTATCTTCTTTTGGGCTACAATCAGGGGGAAAAGTTCTTCCATGTGTCGCCTGCCCGCCTGCGCTGCTCATCCGTATTCAATGCATTTATGGCCAATCTCCCGCAGGTGCTTGATCAGAACCATCAAATGGGTTGGCTGCTACTGCCAACCGTTATCCAGCTGCTGCTCTACGCTCCGAATCAGGCAAACGGAGGCTTCCTGCCGCCAGGAACGGCTAGCGGAGCAGATCAAAATCACCACAATAATGTCGTAACGTACAATTTTTCCATCTGGTATCTAGAGCCGCATGTGCGACGGAACTGGCTGATGTCGTTACTGGTCATTTTGTACAAGTACCAGTATAATCAGGCTTCCATGGCCGATCAGGTGCAGAATTTGATTCGTCTTGTTATCAATTCGCTGGATGCACAGTTTCACAAATGTCGACGTATTCCGACAACCATCATTATGGATTATTCTGCGACACGCTTACGCAATCAAAGTCAACCTTCGCTCGGCGCCACCTCGGAGCTGGGAGATGAAAAACGGACAACAAACGATAGCAGCCCACCGTACAGCCCGCTGCAAACTGCGACACTTTCAATGTATGGATGTGAGGAATCGTCCAAATGTCGCTCATCCAGAGGTAAGAGTGCTGGTGGTAGCAAGGCACGCAAGCATGCTGAGGTCGATGGAGACGACACAGAATCGGAGCTGGTCGTCATACCGGAGAGCGATGTGAGCGACAGCACAATTCAGGAGAGCAGTGTTCAG GGATCGCTAGAGGATACGGCTAGCAATGACGACGATTCCAATGTATTAAAACTTGATACGGCAGGAAAGATGAAGGAAGGTCTCGCTAGTCTTAGTCGAACAAACTTGTCCATAATTTGCGGAGCTCCAAAAATTGCCCCAGTGGCACATACATCGCTGCCGACAAAATCGAAAAAATCTCAGCAACCTACTTTGTCGCTTGAACAAACAGATGCGGCAGGTAGCAGTAATGCTAACAGTAAGGATACCGAGGGAAAGGGTCCCACTGGTAATAAGACGGAAAAACCGGAGAAAACAAGCAGCAATATTTTCCGTATGCCGTCAGCCTTTCAAATGAACTCTCAAAAATGTTCCGTTCAGGAGGGCGTTCGTATGATGGTTACATCATCTATGCTAGGCCAACCGAAAGCACAAGCAATTTTAAATCCCTTTGCTAATGTGCAGAAAGCAATCGTCGTTACACaaagcaccaccagcagcggtAGCAGTGTACCGAATGGAGCAAAGGATGTACCCTCAAAAACAAGCCAATCGTGTGCTAAACAAG ATGAATCTCTAGGTTGCAGGAAGACAACAAACACAACGAACACAAAGTTGGATTCTGAACAAACGAGCCGGGCACCTGGTACAGATCCTCACACATTCAAGTTATCTTGCGAACGATCCAGTGCTACATGTGTACAACCAACGGATATTAATGAGCGCAACTCTCCGGTGTATGATCCTCTAGCAGAAGCCACTAAAACATCAAGCTGCCCTGTTTCCGCTATTCCCGCTGGATTAGGTAAAAGCTACCTACAACAAATACCAATTCCAACGCCGGAACGATTGCTACCAATCGGGCAGTATGCAACAGAGAGCGTAAGCACTATTGTGGAAAGAGTACGGGAAGGATTGGCGATTCCAGAAGGAACGAGCTCCAATGAAACCACTGATGATCGATCCGAT AGTGCTGCCAGCTGTTGTCACACACGAGATATATCGTCGTCATCTCCAAGAAAGCTAACGAAGCAGAGTGCCCTAGAATCTCCACCCCAGGCCCTGGATAATGAGAATGGGCCTGCAGGAACTAGTATTAGCAATCCTTATGCTTCGCACGGTTTGCCAGAAAGAGAATTAATGACATCGGATGGCATTAATAAAGAGATCCAACCACCTCAGAAATATTCTAAAAGAACAAAAGTGTTTAGTGACGGTTCGAAGGACACACGTGTAAAGTATGCTGGCTCCTGGGCTCCTGACACTAAGGATGATGGATCAGAAATTGATGATCCTGAGAGCTCATCTTGTCCGGAAAAATCA AGTAGCCTGCGGATTGGTGATGAGTGTATCTGTCACCGCTGTACAGAGTGTGGAGCGGTGAAAGAGGAGTATACAGATGAAGAAATGGGCATAATGTTAATCGTGCTTGGTACCTTCATCCACCGGGAACCTTCTCTAGGAGCACCGTTCTTACCGGAAATACTAACTATCGTCTCAAG AATTTCTTTACACCCGACATTTCCATGGCGTTGTGAAAGCTTAACTCATTTGCCAGGTGGTTCACAATCAGTTGCACACCAGTTCATTCGATGTGTTCTGCATCAGCTTGCTCCTAATGGCGTATTTTATCAAGTTTTTTTAACCCAGAAAGATG AAACAACTCGTAAGCGATTCTATCGAAGTGTGTCCAACAGTTTGAACGATTTCTCCGAGCTGAACCCAACAAGCCCAATACAAATGCTTGCCGAAACGCTGAATGCAAAGAAAACACTCCCAACGGATCTATTGCCCGTGATCTTCCGCAATCTAGCCGAGTATTTACAGTGTGTTCCGATTGACTGTATAGCAGGCAGCGTATGGTTACCAGTGATACAAGCTCTGGACAGTTTGCTTCGTCGGGTTATATTGATACTAGGTAGCATCAGTGGTTCCGAGCATCTGCTTGACATAATCGTAGCCGTACTAAAAGTACCCCAACTGTCTAAG AGCATTTTGGAACCATTTTCTAAAATCGTAAGCTACGCCATACAAAATCTTCAATTGACGCAGAGAGTACTCGTTGAAATTTGCAGCTTGAGTGGACGAGCTTTTGCCAAAGAGCGTGATAAGCTGTACCTTGGACGGCAAATCGTTTTTGATCTAGTGCAAGCACTCAAGTTCAAAATCAATGTACCGGATAACAATCTGCTGCTTTTGGTAGGATTTTTACTACAAGACGCTGGTGGAATTCTGCCAACAGGTATTATTGGAGACATTTCTACCGGCGAATCGTTTGTTCATGCGAACTGCAATATTTCTGAATGCATGAGACAACCCTATCTTAACGATATTCTAGAGTTCTTGGCCGATTTTCATACACTGAGTAAAATTAAG AATTTGAAAGCGTCAAGCACCACCCCTGGCTTGTGCGAAGACACAATAGGTGGGGTACTAAAGGGTGCAATCGCACAGTATCTTGCACTTGAGATGTCGCGTGGCAATTCAAAGGATAGCCGAACCGTTTCAAAATATCTACCATGGTTGAATAATGCACCATCATCTTTACAACAAGG TCCAAAAGAATTCACAGAGTGCGTTGGTCACATGCGTTTGCTCTCCTGGCTACTGATGGGTTCACTAACGCACACAGCATTGATCGTGCGCCGTATAGGGGCTGGTACAACAGCACCGCATCAAACTCACTTGCGGAACAGTGCCCTCATTAtccaacccgtgccacaagaAGCCAGTTGTCATATTGCCGATCATGTGCAAGTAATTTTTGCTGGATTTGCAGAACAGTCAAAGACGTCCGTGCTACACATGTCGTCATTGTTTCATGCTTTTACTTTGTGCCAATTGTGGACGGTTTATCTTGAGCAAGTGGCAAGTTTGGCAGCAATTTCATCGGAAGCATATAATACCACTCTTAGTGTTCTATTTGAATTTTGGGCGAAAGTCACTCCATGCATCTTGCAACTAGTGTCGCACTCAAAGGTAAACGAATATTAATCAATGAAAAAACACTTTAATCAACTACCTTGCTCCTATCTCTCCTATATACAGCTTTCAGAGAGCGTAAACCTTCATTTCTTGGGTCTTCTGGAATCGCTGAAGGAAACTAGATCCACGATACTGGCGAAATTGCTGCCGCTTTGGACACCGGTACTTTCGTCTAACACGCAACTGTCCGGTACGCTGCACGTGCGCTTGCAAAACTGTCGCGATGCCGTTCCTAATATTGAGGAACAGGATTTCCACGCATCGGAAGCTCTACTGAAATGGCTACAGCGTCTTCAGTTCAAAATGGGCCAAATAGAACTGCAATCATCTACGGCCACTCAATTCTATTCCATTTAA
- the LOC121602530 gene encoding LOW QUALITY PROTEIN: probable glutamine--tRNA ligase (The sequence of the model RefSeq protein was modified relative to this genomic sequence to represent the inferred CDS: inserted 1 base in 1 codon), with protein MEHLNSLGLNEQKIKETLKNATLTSTITRAFSYVPPGVELSSAQKPLLFQACSKIKPQTAHHLELIVRKILDHSLDTSLRVDTALEYVLANVTKATIDEATFDAACGVGVVVTPEEIERAVEITVAKYRNDIIDQRYRFNVGKLLSEIRSALPWVDGKGLKSEVDVQMFDLLGPKTDADGEKVGKKRRETPASDTAPKATSVVEPSAVNANNRPEGPRTMVDLMRNVDFHRPGENFKTDGYIITPDTERLLKEHLQRTGGKVRTRFPPEPNGILHIGHAKAININFAYAAANDGICFLRYDDTNPEKEEEKFVKGIRDIVEWLGYKPFKITYSSDYFQQLYEFAVQLIRKDMAYVCHQTADQMKGFTTEPSKWRNRPIEESLQLFEDMKNGKIDEGAATLRMKITLEEGKMDPVAYRIKFIPHHRTGTKWCIYPTYDYTHCLCDSLEDITHSLCTKEFQSRRSSYYWLCNALNIYCPVQWEYARLNVNYTVVSKRKINKLITENIVNDWDDPRLFTLSALRRKGYPAEAINNFCAQMGLTGAQTSIDPAALEASARDVLNLTASRTMAVLEPLKITILDYPHEGPIQLSVPNFPNVPEKGEHMIWFDRVVYIERTDFMENADKSFRRLTLGQPVGLKYIGSMLRVESVVRKSGTVEELVCRIEPCTAXRKPKAYVHWVVKPCPVEVRLYEKLFMHKNPEDSNDVPNGFLSDCASDTIRSLCGYVDAHVMNSKVYDKYQFERIGYFSVDPDSRNGQLVFNRTVTLKEDTGKNI; from the exons ATGGAACATCTCAATTCTCTCGGTCTAAATGAGCAAAAAATCAAGGAAACTCTCAAAAACGCAACCCTTACTAGCACAATTACACGTGCCTTCTCTTACGTCCCGCCGGGTGTCGAGTTAAGTTCAGCACAAAAACCGCTGCTATTTCAGGCATGCTCAAAGATAAAACCGCAGACGGCTCACCATTTGGAACttatagtaagaaaaattTTGGATCACAGTTTGGACACTAGTCTACGTGTTGACACAGCACTGGAATATGTTCTGGCTAACGTGACGAAAGCTACTATCGACGAAGCTACTTTCGATGCGGCTTGCGGTGTGGGAGTAGTTGTGACACCGGAAGAAATCGAGCGGGCGGTTGAAATAACCGTTGCCAAATATCGTAACGATATCATCGACCAACGTTATCGTTTTAATGTCGGAAAATTGTTGAGCGAAATTCGAAGTGCTTTGCCATGGGTGGATGGTAAAGGCCTTAAAAGTGAGGTGGATGTGCAAATGTTTGATTTACTTGGCCCCAAAACGGATGCCGATGGGGAGAAAGTGGGTAAAAAACGTCGGGAAACTCCAGCCTCAGATACTGCACCGAAAGCAACTTCTGTCGTTGAACCATCAGCCGTCAATGCTAATAATCGACCAGAAGGCCCTCGAACGATGGTTGATCTGATGCGTAATGTCGATTTCCATCGTCCAGgcgaaaatttcaaaactgaTGGGTATATTATTACTCCCGATACGGAACGTCTCTTGAAGGAACATTTACAGCGAACTGGTGGCAAAGTACGTACTCGCTTCCCCCCTGAGCCGAATGGAATTCTGCACATTGGCCACGCTAAAGCTATCAACATCAACTTTGCTTACGCGGCAGCGAACGATGGCATCTGCTTCCTTCGCTACGATGACACCAATCCCGagaaggaagaggaaaaatTTGTTAAAGGCATACGCGACATTGTCGAATGGCTCGGTTATAAGCCATTCAAAATTACATACTCTTCGGACTACTTCCAACAGTTGTACGAATTTGCTGTGCAGCTCATAAGAAAAGATATGGCTTACGTGTGTCATCAAACTGCTGATCAAATGAAGGGATTTACAACCGAACCATCCAAGTGGCGTAATCGTCCAATCGAGGAAAGCCTGCAGCTGTTCGAAGAcatgaaaaatgggaaaattgaTGAAGGTGCGGCAACATTACGCATGAAAATCACGCTGGAGGAGGGAAAAATGGACCCGGTAGCTTACCGGATCAAGTTTATTCCACACCATCGGACCGGAACAAAGTGGTGCATCTATCCGACGTACGACTACACACATTGTTTGTGCGATAGTCTGGAGGATATCACCCATTCGCTTTGCACCAAGGAGTTCCAATCGAGAAGATCGTCGTATTATTGGCTCTGTAATGCACTCAATATATACTGCCCAGTGCAATGGGAATATGCGCGGCTTAATGTTAACTACACCGTAGTTTCTAAGCGTAAAATCAACAAGCTGATCACTGAAA atattGTTAACGACTGGGATGATCCTAGATTATTCACCCTGTCTGCTTTACGACGCAAGGGTTATCCAGCCGAAGCAATCAACAATTTTTGTGCCCAGATGGGTCTCACCGGTGCCCAAACGTCCATTGATCCTGCTGCACTGGAAGCGTCTGCCAGAGATGTATTGAATCTTACAGCATCACGTACAATGGCAGTACTAGAACCTCTAAAGATTACTATACTTGATTATCCGCATGAAGGGCCAATTCAACTATCAGTGCCCAATTTTCCAAACGTGCCGGAGAAGGGCGAGCACATGATTTGGTTCGATCGTGTTGTATATATAGAGCGAACCGATTTCATGGAAAATGCTGACAAATCTTTCCGTCGACTAACGCTAGGACAGCCGGTTGGACTGAAATACATTGGTTCCATGCTTAGAGTAGAAAGTGTTGTTCGAAAATCGGGCACCGTCGAGGAACTAGTATGTCGCATAGAACCGTGTACTG ACCGAAAACCTAAAGCGTATGTACACTGGGTAGTCAAACCCTGTCCAGTAGAGGTACGTTTGTATGAGAAGCTGTTTATGCACAAGAACCCAGAAGACAGTAACGATGTTCCCAATGGGTTTTTGAGCGACTGTGCTTCGGACACGATTCGTTCACTGTGCGGCTATGTCGATGCACATGTCATGAACAGTAAAGTGTACGATAAATATCAATTCGAACGCATTGGTTACTTCTCCGTGGATCCGGATAGCAGAAACGGACAGCTTGTTTTCAATCGTACCGTCACGCTTAAAGAAGATACTGGCAAAAATATTTAG
- the LOC121602531 gene encoding 28S ribosomal protein S9, mitochondrial-like isoform X2 translates to MFSIVIRGLRSTFPRQSLVINTSAEDVERVQKAKISKAMKAYLERAKEYESCMETARLEYKLGKRHLANMMGADVETLTQQDIDQAVQYLFPSGLYDPAARPTMKPPEEFIPRKKGAEFDEAGRPFHPLFYTGRPNFFQLLFEVVENINKMNALEDSTRLKGKSLDSVGKKIDTTGSEWLPKELLEKKIVETISDIEYDNFISAMNRLEAHPLSDRVKDFVFEYRKPLISKLDNDTIPVPQQDEDGRQCVTIYECLRKTARGDVTLKFPGTGKIEVNGQDLRSVGNTQQREQVMGPVSS, encoded by the exons ATGTTTTCAATTGTAATTCGCGGACTGCGATCTACGTTTCCACGGCAATCTTTGGTTATTAATACTTCG GCCGAAGATGTGGAAAGAGTTCAAAAGGCTAAAATAAGTAAAGCAATGAAGGCTTATTTAGAACGAGCCAAAGAATATGAAAGTTGTATGGAAACTGCACGACTAGAGTACAAGCTTGGTAAAAGACATCTGGCAAACATGATGGGAGCAGACGTGGAAACCTTAACCCAACAAGACATCGACCAGGCGGTGCAATATTTGTTTCCGTCTGGCCTGTATGATCCGGCAGCACGGCCGACAATGAAACCTCCGGAAGAATTTATTCCTAGAAAAAAGGGCGCTGAATTCGATGAAGCTGGTCGACCATTCCATCCTTTATTTTACACGGGGCGTCCGAACTTCTTTCAATTGCTGTTT GAAGTGGttgaaaatattaacaaaatgaACGCACTAGAGGATTCAACACGATTGAAAGGCAAATCTTTGGATTCAGTGGGAAAGAAAAT AGACACCACCGGATCTGAATGGTTGCCAAAAGAATTGCTGGAAAAGAAAATTGTGGAAACAATTTCCGACATTGAATACGACAATTTCATCAGTGCAATGAATCGCCTCGAAGCTCATCCACTGTCTGATCGTGTGAAagattttgtgtttgaatatAGAAAACCACTAATTTCGAAACTCGACAACGATACCATCCCTGTACCGCAACAAGACGAAGATGGGCGGCAGTGTGTAACAATATAtg AATGCTTGCGTAAAACAGCACGCGGGGATGTGACGCTTAAATTTCCAGGAACTGGGAAAATTGAAGTAAACGGACAAGACCTTCGCAGTGTAGGAAATACACAACAACGCGAACAG gttatgggcccagtaTCGTCCTAG
- the LOC121602531 gene encoding 28S ribosomal protein S9, mitochondrial-like isoform X1, with product MFSIVIRGLRSTFPRQSLVINTSSHFHRSIVYKAEDVERVQKAKISKAMKAYLERAKEYESCMETARLEYKLGKRHLANMMGADVETLTQQDIDQAVQYLFPSGLYDPAARPTMKPPEEFIPRKKGAEFDEAGRPFHPLFYTGRPNFFQLLFEVVENINKMNALEDSTRLKGKSLDSVGKKIDTTGSEWLPKELLEKKIVETISDIEYDNFISAMNRLEAHPLSDRVKDFVFEYRKPLISKLDNDTIPVPQQDEDGRQCVTIYECLRKTARGDVTLKFPGTGKIEVNGQDLRSVGNTQQREQVMGPVSS from the exons ATGTTTTCAATTGTAATTCGCGGACTGCGATCTACGTTTCCACGGCAATCTTTGGTTATTAATACTTCG TCCCATTTTCATCGTTCGATTGTTTATAAGGCCGAAGATGTGGAAAGAGTTCAAAAGGCTAAAATAAGTAAAGCAATGAAGGCTTATTTAGAACGAGCCAAAGAATATGAAAGTTGTATGGAAACTGCACGACTAGAGTACAAGCTTGGTAAAAGACATCTGGCAAACATGATGGGAGCAGACGTGGAAACCTTAACCCAACAAGACATCGACCAGGCGGTGCAATATTTGTTTCCGTCTGGCCTGTATGATCCGGCAGCACGGCCGACAATGAAACCTCCGGAAGAATTTATTCCTAGAAAAAAGGGCGCTGAATTCGATGAAGCTGGTCGACCATTCCATCCTTTATTTTACACGGGGCGTCCGAACTTCTTTCAATTGCTGTTT GAAGTGGttgaaaatattaacaaaatgaACGCACTAGAGGATTCAACACGATTGAAAGGCAAATCTTTGGATTCAGTGGGAAAGAAAAT AGACACCACCGGATCTGAATGGTTGCCAAAAGAATTGCTGGAAAAGAAAATTGTGGAAACAATTTCCGACATTGAATACGACAATTTCATCAGTGCAATGAATCGCCTCGAAGCTCATCCACTGTCTGATCGTGTGAAagattttgtgtttgaatatAGAAAACCACTAATTTCGAAACTCGACAACGATACCATCCCTGTACCGCAACAAGACGAAGATGGGCGGCAGTGTGTAACAATATAtg AATGCTTGCGTAAAACAGCACGCGGGGATGTGACGCTTAAATTTCCAGGAACTGGGAAAATTGAAGTAAACGGACAAGACCTTCGCAGTGTAGGAAATACACAACAACGCGAACAG gttatgggcccagtaTCGTCCTAG